In one Coprothermobacter sp. genomic region, the following are encoded:
- a CDS encoding 8-oxoguanine deaminase, producing the protein MRTLIADIAFLMTGNVLRQELRDAYVVVDDNVITAIGTGAPVLNSPADRVISGTHMLMMPGFVNTHHHLYQTLFRNVPQVEHAKLFDWLTFLYEHWKYIDEEAVYTSAQVGICEMLKTGVTTTTDHLYLYPYGNNAIIDAEIRAARDVGVRFHPTRGSMSLSKKDGGLPPDSMVQTDEEILVESERVIHQYHDRGRYAMTRIALAPCSPFSVTTNLMKQTAALAEREDVLIHTHLAETQDEEEFCLQTFGFRPIDYMEEVNWLTPRSWFAHIVWASDADIRKLSEHECGMAHCPASNMRLGSGIAPVTVMKQTNMRIGIGVDGSASNDTNSFIGEVRLATLLQRVKYGADALTSREALAMASMGGAHVLRMDSDIGSIEVGKAADLIMWDLDTLEFAGGLHDPFTAPVMCDAKQVSLNMVNGKVLIENGQFTSIDVRALVARQNTIAAHLMAR; encoded by the coding sequence ATGCGAACACTTATTGCAGACATCGCTTTCCTGATGACAGGCAATGTACTTCGGCAGGAACTCAGGGATGCATATGTTGTTGTCGACGACAACGTCATCACGGCCATTGGCACTGGGGCACCAGTCCTCAATAGCCCTGCGGACCGCGTCATCTCGGGTACACACATGCTGATGATGCCGGGTTTCGTCAACACCCACCATCACCTCTACCAGACGTTATTTCGGAACGTTCCCCAAGTCGAACATGCCAAGCTGTTCGACTGGCTGACGTTCCTCTATGAACACTGGAAGTACATCGACGAGGAGGCCGTCTACACAAGTGCTCAGGTTGGCATCTGTGAGATGCTGAAGACTGGTGTAACGACGACTACCGACCATCTCTATCTGTATCCATACGGCAACAATGCGATCATCGACGCTGAGATACGCGCAGCTCGCGACGTCGGCGTGCGGTTTCATCCCACGCGCGGCAGTATGTCGCTGAGCAAGAAGGATGGGGGACTCCCTCCGGACAGTATGGTACAGACGGATGAGGAGATTCTGGTGGAGTCCGAACGCGTCATCCACCAGTACCACGACCGCGGTCGGTATGCGATGACCCGCATAGCTCTTGCCCCGTGCTCCCCGTTCTCGGTCACCACGAACCTGATGAAGCAGACGGCGGCTCTGGCAGAGAGAGAGGATGTGCTCATCCATACTCATCTAGCCGAAACGCAGGATGAAGAAGAATTCTGTCTGCAGACGTTTGGTTTCCGTCCAATCGACTACATGGAGGAGGTCAACTGGCTCACGCCTCGCTCCTGGTTTGCCCATATCGTCTGGGCGTCCGATGCCGACATCCGCAAGCTGTCCGAGCACGAGTGCGGCATGGCCCATTGCCCGGCCAGCAACATGCGCCTCGGCTCCGGCATCGCTCCCGTGACTGTCATGAAGCAGACAAACATGCGCATCGGCATCGGCGTTGACGGCAGTGCCAGCAACGACACCAATTCGTTCATCGGTGAGGTGCGCCTGGCGACACTGCTCCAGCGCGTGAAATACGGAGCCGACGCACTGACATCGCGCGAGGCTCTGGCCATGGCCAGCATGGGCGGCGCCCACGTCTTGCGCATGGACTCGGACATCGGCAGCATCGAGGTCGGGAAAGCGGCCGATCTGATCATGTGGGATCTCGACACGCTCGAGTTCGCCGGCGGCCTGCACGACCCCTTCACAGCACCGGTCATGTGTGACGCCAAGCAGGTCAGTCTCAACATGGTCAACGGCAAGGTTCTCATCGAGAACGGCCAGTTCACGAGCATTGACGTCCGGGCTCTGGTGGCCAGACAGAATACGATAGCAGCGCACCTCATGGCGCGGTAG
- a CDS encoding 4Fe-4S ferredoxin, whose product MKHIVVRPERCTGCRLCQLTCSAQNFKLNTHKSARIGIVPRFPEGYFEVHLCNQCGVCQPVCPVEAISVDANGAYVIDESTCIDCGACVDSCPQQAIFRSPASLHPYMCNLCGACVANCAAQALIWEEDQ is encoded by the coding sequence ATGAAGCACATCGTCGTAAGGCCCGAGAGGTGCACAGGATGCCGTTTGTGTCAGCTCACGTGCTCGGCTCAAAACTTCAAGCTCAACACGCACAAGTCTGCTCGCATTGGGATCGTGCCTCGTTTCCCGGAGGGCTATTTTGAGGTTCATCTCTGCAACCAGTGTGGCGTCTGTCAGCCTGTGTGTCCAGTTGAGGCAATTTCTGTCGATGCAAACGGGGCCTATGTGATCGACGAGTCCACGTGCATCGACTGCGGGGCATGCGTGGACAGCTGCCCACAGCAAGCGATCTTCAGGTCACCCGCAAGTCTGCATCCCTACATGTGCAATCTTTGCGGAGCCTGTGTGGCAAACTGTGCAGCGCAAGCTCTGATCTGGGAGGAAGACCAATGA
- a CDS encoding aldehyde ferredoxin oxidoreductase — protein MRGQLPTASDLQVTRKSASLHVQSLRSLCGKLCSASSDLGGRPMINGYGGSILRVDLTTRSVRREPVTPELAHDWLGGRAWIAKYMYDELPAGVDPLSPANKVFVATGPLSGTLWPSSAKIVWGTKSPLTGGYIDSNMGGLIMAELKYAGLDMIIVEGASETPVYLWIDDEKVEIRDASGYWGKGSVDTEYALKHDLGEDFQIATIGTAGENLVKFACITHDVGRQAGRGGTAAVLGSKKLKAIAVRGTTPIPVANIEGLQKHTTSVIDYMKNKAYFPTFSKYGTTDVTDWCDSVGVIPVNNFQHAQYPKKDRINGKYMREQIYVRDKGCYACPLGCSTYTYSKKYDVYVEGPEYETIGLMGSNLGMDSIEEIAVLNADVDNLGMDSISSGSAVAFAMELYQRGILTKEDFGGLEMTWGNVHAARSFLRLIASRQGIGATFAEGALAAARIIGKDTEKYVVQVKGLDYSAYDTHAAPAMMLAYMTSDIGAQHTRAWAIVQDITMGRGTTEGKGQVVYDLQHLRPLMEVLGVCRFPWLEIKVDWEDYVTALNLVTGQHYTTEGLFAFSEKVWNLTRAFWTREVDGFGRAYDQPPAKMYEEMPDGPTAGTKVTQEMVDQLLDGYYQAYHWDQNGLPTAQRLREIGLSYVADDLVKRGRIPD, from the coding sequence ATGCGTGGACAGCTGCCCACAGCAAGCGATCTTCAGGTCACCCGCAAGTCTGCATCCCTACATGTGCAATCTTTGCGGAGCCTGTGTGGCAAACTGTGCAGCGCAAGCTCTGATCTGGGAGGAAGACCAATGATCAATGGCTATGGTGGCTCAATTCTGCGTGTCGACCTGACCACCAGGTCGGTCAGGCGAGAGCCCGTGACGCCCGAATTGGCTCACGATTGGCTCGGCGGTCGTGCATGGATCGCCAAGTATATGTACGATGAGCTTCCTGCAGGTGTGGATCCGCTCAGTCCTGCAAACAAAGTGTTTGTGGCGACGGGGCCTCTCTCGGGCACGTTGTGGCCTTCCAGTGCCAAGATCGTCTGGGGCACCAAGTCTCCGCTGACGGGAGGCTACATCGACAGCAATATGGGCGGCCTGATCATGGCGGAGCTCAAGTACGCAGGCTTGGACATGATCATTGTCGAGGGTGCCTCAGAGACCCCGGTGTACCTCTGGATCGACGACGAAAAGGTCGAGATACGTGACGCCTCCGGCTATTGGGGAAAGGGCTCCGTCGACACCGAGTACGCTCTGAAGCACGATCTCGGGGAGGACTTCCAGATTGCGACCATTGGCACTGCCGGCGAGAATCTGGTGAAGTTCGCATGCATCACACATGACGTGGGACGTCAGGCAGGCCGAGGGGGAACCGCGGCGGTCCTGGGGTCGAAGAAGCTCAAGGCGATCGCCGTGCGTGGAACAACACCAATCCCGGTCGCCAACATCGAGGGTCTGCAGAAGCACACGACCTCTGTCATCGACTACATGAAGAACAAGGCGTACTTCCCGACCTTCTCCAAATATGGCACGACGGATGTCACGGACTGGTGTGACAGCGTCGGCGTCATCCCTGTCAACAACTTCCAACATGCGCAGTATCCCAAGAAGGACCGCATCAATGGCAAGTACATGCGAGAGCAGATATATGTGCGCGACAAGGGCTGCTATGCGTGTCCTCTGGGCTGTTCCACCTACACATATTCGAAGAAGTACGATGTCTACGTCGAAGGCCCCGAGTACGAAACGATCGGCCTGATGGGCTCCAACCTCGGCATGGACAGCATTGAGGAAATCGCCGTGCTGAACGCCGATGTCGACAATCTTGGCATGGACTCTATCTCTTCTGGATCGGCGGTAGCTTTTGCCATGGAACTGTATCAACGGGGAATCCTGACAAAGGAAGATTTCGGTGGCTTGGAGATGACCTGGGGAAACGTGCATGCGGCACGCTCATTCCTGAGGCTTATCGCTTCTCGACAGGGGATCGGAGCGACGTTTGCAGAAGGAGCTCTTGCTGCTGCGCGCATCATCGGCAAGGATACCGAGAAATATGTTGTGCAGGTAAAGGGACTGGACTATTCCGCCTACGATACGCATGCTGCGCCGGCCATGATGCTCGCATACATGACCTCAGATATCGGAGCGCAGCACACGCGTGCGTGGGCCATTGTGCAGGACATCACCATGGGGCGCGGCACCACTGAAGGGAAGGGGCAGGTGGTTTATGATTTGCAGCACCTGCGTCCTCTCATGGAAGTGCTGGGCGTCTGCCGCTTCCCGTGGCTCGAGATAAAGGTCGACTGGGAAGACTACGTCACGGCCCTGAACCTGGTCACCGGACAGCACTACACGACGGAGGGGCTGTTCGCCTTCAGCGAGAAGGTGTGGAACCTGACGCGAGCGTTCTGGACCCGAGAGGTGGATGGGTTTGGACGTGCCTATGACCAACCGCCGGCCAAAATGTATGAGGAGATGCCCGATGGGCCGACCGCTGGTACCAAAGTGACGCAGGAGATGGTGGACCAGCTCCTTGACGGGTACTACCAGGCGTATCACTGGGACCAGAACGGACTGCCGACAGCCCAGAGGCTGCGTGAGATTGGTCTGAGCTATGTCGCAGACGACTTGGTGAAGCGAGGACGTATACCGGATTGA
- the glmM gene encoding phosphoglucosamine mutase — translation MAKRNLFGTDGVRGVVNTQITSKLALSLGAAASIYFDGHSAQQTKRTIAIAWDPRVSSEMLAAALGAGFMEAGVSVDYLGVLPTPGLALILARETRYMAGAMISASHNPPEYNGIKFFGPGGHKLADADEEAIEGNLGLVELGNPSRVHGDEVGGAHRVENAREEYMALVRQNNPGLSLKGITIVVDGAHGATSYTTPTLLRQLGAQVIEMNTDQDGKLINKDCGSTHPGAVGARVVAEKADLGVAHDGDGDRVIMVDHNGRRVSGDVMLYILALGLAGEGRLTGNTVVGTVLTNLGLEKALESHGVRLERTSVGDRYILDRLNEGGFVLGGEESGHIINMYQNVTGDGLATTLAVLGYLARTGRDLSAIVDEVELYPQIAENVRVKDTSIASRPEFMAAVEAARIELGNAARLVVRPSGTEPLVRIFLEGKDTERLMALADRLKRVLLSAGQQGEE, via the coding sequence ATGGCTAAGAGGAATCTCTTCGGAACGGACGGCGTGCGGGGTGTCGTGAACACCCAAATCACGTCCAAGCTTGCCTTATCTCTGGGAGCGGCTGCATCGATCTACTTCGACGGACACTCTGCCCAGCAGACAAAACGCACCATTGCTATCGCATGGGACCCACGTGTCTCGTCGGAGATGCTTGCCGCGGCGCTTGGTGCCGGCTTCATGGAGGCGGGGGTGTCCGTAGACTACCTGGGCGTACTGCCGACACCGGGACTCGCGCTCATTCTGGCTCGCGAGACAAGGTACATGGCGGGTGCCATGATCTCTGCGTCACACAATCCTCCGGAGTACAACGGGATCAAGTTCTTCGGCCCTGGCGGTCATAAGTTGGCAGACGCGGACGAGGAGGCGATCGAAGGGAACCTTGGTCTCGTCGAACTCGGCAATCCTTCAAGAGTGCATGGCGACGAAGTGGGTGGCGCCCATAGAGTCGAGAATGCGCGCGAGGAATACATGGCCTTGGTGCGGCAGAATAATCCAGGGCTCTCACTCAAGGGGATCACGATCGTGGTGGACGGTGCTCACGGGGCAACAAGCTATACGACACCGACGTTGCTGCGACAGCTCGGTGCGCAGGTGATCGAGATGAATACGGACCAGGACGGCAAGCTTATCAACAAGGACTGTGGGTCCACACATCCTGGCGCCGTGGGCGCGAGGGTGGTGGCCGAGAAGGCGGATCTGGGCGTTGCCCACGACGGCGACGGCGACCGGGTCATCATGGTCGACCACAACGGGCGCCGCGTTTCCGGGGACGTCATGCTGTACATTCTGGCTCTGGGATTGGCTGGAGAGGGCCGGCTCACCGGAAACACGGTCGTCGGAACAGTTCTGACCAACCTTGGTCTGGAGAAGGCACTGGAATCTCATGGGGTCAGGCTCGAACGGACAAGCGTTGGAGACCGCTACATTCTGGACCGCCTGAACGAGGGTGGGTTCGTGCTAGGCGGCGAGGAGTCGGGACACATCATCAACATGTACCAGAACGTGACGGGCGATGGCCTGGCGACCACCCTGGCAGTGCTGGGATATCTTGCCAGGACCGGGCGCGACCTGTCCGCAATTGTCGACGAGGTCGAGCTCTATCCTCAGATTGCCGAGAATGTCAGGGTGAAAGACACGTCCATTGCTTCACGCCCAGAGTTCATGGCTGCGGTCGAAGCGGCGCGCATCGAGCTGGGCAATGCTGCCAGACTTGTCGTGCGGCCTTCTGGGACAGAACCCCTGGTGCGCATTTTTCTGGAGGGTAAGGATACTGAGCGTCTGATGGCGCTGGCAGACCGGCTGAAGCGTGTCCTGTTGTCAGCTGGTCAGCAAGGAGAGGAGTGA
- the glmS gene encoding glutamine--fructose-6-phosphate transaminase (isomerizing), which yields MCGIIGYVGPRKVVPVIIEGLRKLEYRGYDSAGMAILEQGELVVVKKRGKLKALEEAIKGNEYTATTGMGHTRWATHGKVEDRNAHPHVDCKGAIAVIHNGIIENYQVLRDDLIRKGHIFVSETDTEVISHLIEEQIDAGADLLEAARKTALQLDGAFAFLVLAKVFPGRIVAIRKLSPLVLGVGDGEMILGSDTPALLEYTHRIIPLHDGDVVEINDRGYAFFSLDDGRPLDRTPMTVQWSASAAEKQGYKHFMLKEINEQPVVIRDTLYGRIDIDSGHVELEEFQSQPVPDRISIVAAGTSYHAARVGKYLLEELARIPTEVSFSSEYRYQRPIVRPGTMGIAVTQSGETIDTLAALRLQRNLGARVVAITNRPESTVSRESDVTFVTQAGLEIGVAATKSFMAQLIAFYLIALNFGQRNGTLDPETSAHYASQLSSLSQKCEQVLDYAGIMETIARKFYKVHDMIYVGRGVNYPIALEGALKMKEISYIHAEGYAAGELKHGPIALLDQDVPVVGILPQGALYEKIYSNLQESIARDSPLVVLADKKDKRAQDIATDFIPMPSVEELFSPVVYSLPLQLLAYYTADGKGLDVDQPRNLAKSVTVE from the coding sequence ATGTGTGGGATCATCGGATACGTTGGACCGCGTAAGGTAGTTCCCGTCATCATTGAGGGCCTACGCAAGCTCGAGTATCGAGGGTACGACTCGGCGGGGATGGCCATTCTGGAGCAGGGGGAGCTGGTCGTCGTCAAGAAGCGTGGCAAGCTCAAGGCTCTCGAGGAGGCCATCAAGGGGAACGAGTATACAGCCACCACCGGAATGGGACACACACGATGGGCGACCCACGGCAAGGTTGAGGACAGGAATGCTCATCCGCACGTGGACTGCAAGGGCGCGATCGCTGTCATCCACAACGGTATCATCGAGAATTACCAGGTACTCCGAGATGATCTGATCCGGAAGGGGCACATCTTCGTGTCCGAGACCGACACCGAGGTTATCTCTCATCTTATCGAGGAGCAGATCGACGCGGGCGCAGACCTGCTCGAGGCAGCGCGGAAGACTGCGTTGCAGCTTGATGGAGCCTTCGCGTTCCTCGTTCTGGCCAAAGTGTTCCCTGGTCGTATCGTGGCAATCCGCAAGTTGTCTCCCCTGGTACTCGGGGTTGGCGATGGGGAGATGATTCTCGGTTCAGATACCCCGGCACTCCTGGAATACACGCACCGGATCATCCCGTTGCACGATGGGGATGTCGTCGAAATCAATGACAGGGGATATGCCTTCTTCTCGCTTGATGACGGGCGCCCTCTCGATCGGACGCCCATGACCGTTCAGTGGAGTGCCTCCGCCGCAGAGAAGCAAGGCTACAAGCATTTCATGTTGAAGGAAATCAATGAACAGCCGGTCGTCATCAGAGATACACTGTACGGCCGCATCGATATCGACAGTGGACACGTCGAGCTCGAGGAGTTCCAAAGCCAGCCCGTTCCCGACCGTATCTCGATTGTGGCGGCGGGGACGTCGTACCATGCCGCGCGCGTAGGCAAGTACCTTCTGGAAGAATTGGCACGCATCCCCACCGAGGTGAGCTTTAGTAGTGAATATCGCTACCAGCGACCCATTGTTCGTCCAGGGACGATGGGGATTGCTGTCACGCAGTCAGGAGAAACGATTGACACGCTCGCTGCGCTTCGGCTTCAACGGAACCTTGGTGCCAGGGTTGTGGCCATTACAAATCGACCGGAGAGCACCGTTTCGCGCGAGTCAGATGTGACGTTCGTTACTCAGGCGGGTCTCGAGATCGGCGTTGCAGCCACGAAGTCGTTCATGGCCCAGCTCATCGCTTTCTATCTCATAGCTCTCAATTTCGGACAGCGCAACGGTACGCTCGATCCGGAGACATCGGCACACTATGCGTCGCAGTTGTCCAGTCTCAGCCAGAAGTGTGAGCAGGTCCTCGACTATGCTGGCATCATGGAGACGATCGCTCGCAAGTTCTACAAAGTCCACGACATGATCTATGTTGGGCGCGGCGTCAACTACCCCATTGCATTGGAGGGCGCGCTCAAGATGAAGGAGATCAGCTACATCCACGCTGAGGGATACGCCGCAGGAGAACTCAAGCATGGCCCGATCGCCTTGCTGGACCAGGATGTTCCCGTGGTGGGCATCCTTCCCCAGGGGGCGCTGTACGAGAAGATCTACTCGAATCTGCAGGAGTCCATCGCGCGCGATTCACCCCTCGTGGTCTTGGCCGACAAGAAGGACAAGAGAGCACAGGACATCGCCACGGACTTCATCCCGATGCCGTCGGTCGAAGAGTTGTTCTCCCCGGTCGTCTATTCATTGCCGCTCCAGCTTC